A genomic window from Salvia miltiorrhiza cultivar Shanhuang (shh) chromosome 5, IMPLAD_Smil_shh, whole genome shotgun sequence includes:
- the LOC130986299 gene encoding THO complex subunit 5A isoform X2, with protein MEVTMAEPGEILPERNVDMEALYDMLRQSKGSTEEIVAKILEVKKEAQPKSQLRELITQTLLNFVTLRQANRSILLEEDRVKAESERAKAPVDLTTLQLHNLMYEKNHYVKAIKACKDFKTKYPDIELVPEEEFFRDAPEEIKSPVLSTDSAHNLMLKRLNYELSQRKELCRLREKLELQKKALQETIANRKKFLLSLPSHLKALKKASLPVQNQLGVLHTKKLKQLQLAELLPPPLYVIYSQLLAQKEAFEENIELEITGSIKDAQAFARQLANKDSAVSANSENSKLEDDVPDEEDDGQRRRKRPKKVSSKENLEQSGIYQNHPLKVILHINDDDASDTEKLLITLKFEFLIKLDVVCVGVEGSEEPPENNILCNLFPDDTGLELPQQSAKLSVGSSLSFDERRASRPYKWAQHLAGIDFLPEVSPLLSVSEESNRETTKYPSVSSGLSVYRQQNRVQTVVQRIRARRKAQLALAELLDSLGNLKWPTLTCESVPWASHTPRCKLHGWSFLTSAGNSSGSVPVGDAEQGQDSKNVDAHIKTGVSREDIETIKEDGELPSLVPVATGVNDAKSTASGGSEFEHSGRLSLISASLMSPLTNKGKSPIYKRQEDDIDLMLESENEDEPVQLEEQYDNVSRWEGPAVIDNAWADYGVKGYTLGLAQKLDNDDRIMILKAKIKISKEYPVRPPQFELGLYNCFQGKNKSETICSEFFNELSAMEAEVSI; from the exons ATGGAAGTGACAATGGCGGAGCCCGGCGAAATACTGCCGGAGCGCAACGTCGACATGGAGGCCCTCTATGATATGCTGCGGCAGAGCAAGGGTTCTACCGAGGAAATCGTCGCCAAAATTCTGGAAGTTAAAAAAGAAGCTCAACCGAAATCCCAGCTCCGAGAACTTATTACGCAGACCCTCCTTAATTTTGTTACTCTACGTCAG GCTAATAGGTCCATCTTGCTTGAAGAAGACCGGGTTAAAGCGGAATCTGAACGTGCTAAGGCACCTGTAGACTTGACAACCTTGCAGCTTCACAACTTGATGTATGAGAAAAATCACTACGTCAAAGCTATAAAGGCCTGCAAAGACTTCAAGACCAAGTACCCTGACATTGAACTTGTTCCTGAAGAAGAATTCTTTAGAGATGCACCAGAAGAGATTAAAAGCCCTGTATTATCAACTGATAGTGCACATAATTTGATGCTCAAAAGGCTCAACTACGAGCTCAGCCAG CGTAAAGAGCTATGCAGGCTCCGTGAGAAATTGGAACTACAAAAGAAAGCTCTCCAAGAAACAATTGCTAACAGGAAAAAGTTCTTGTTAAGTCTCCCATCTCATCTTAAGGCCCTCAAAAAAGCATCATTGCCTGTGCAGAATCAGTTAGGGGTTCTGCACACCAAGAAGCTAAAACAGCTCCAGTTAGCAGAGTTACTTCCACCTCCTCTTTATGTTATATATTCTCAACTACTCGCTCAGAAGGAAGCCTTTGAAGAGAATATTGAACTGGAGATAACAGGAAGTATAAAGGACGCACAGGCGTTTGCTCGTCAGCTGGCTAACAAGGACTCTG CTGTATCAGCAAATTCAGAGAACTCCAAATTAGAGGATGATGTGCCGGATGAGGAAGATGATGGTCAAAGGAGGAGAAAGCGGCCAAAGAAGGTTTCTAGCAAGGAGAATCTTGAACAATCTGGAATATATCAGAATCATCCACTTAAAGTTATCCTTCACATAAATGACGATGATGCTTCAGACACAGAAAAACTCCTCATCACTTTGAAGTTTGAGTTCTTAATAAAATTGGATGTTGTATGCGTAGGGGTGGAGGGTTCTGAAGAACCCCCTGAAAATAATATCCTGTGCAACTTATTTCCAGATGACACTGGCTTGGAGCTCCCCCAGCAG TCGGCTAAGCTCTCTGTTGGTAGTTCTCTTTCATTTGATGAAAGGAGAGCTTCAAGGCCGTACAAATGGGCCCAGCATTTGGCTGGCATTGATTTTTTGCCGGAGGTATCACCGCTGCTTTCAGTCTCTGAAGAATCAAATCGCGAAACAACTAAATATCCTTCTGTTTCATCGGGTCTGTCAGTATATCGTCAGCAAAACAGGGTGCAGACTGTTGTGCAAAGAATCCGTGCCCGGAGAAAGGCTCAGCTGGCTCTTGC GGAATTACTTGACTCACTAGGGAACCTTAAATGGCCAACTTTGACCTGTGAGAGTGTCCCATGGGCCTCACACACACCTCGCTGCAAATTGCATGGCTGGTCATTCCTGACTTCTGCTGGCAATAGTTCTGGATCTGTGCCTGTTGGTGATGCTGAGCAAGGTCAGGATTCTAAAAATGTTGATGCACATATTAAAACAGGTGTCTCCAGAGAGGATATAGAGACTATAAAAGAGGATGGAGAGCTCCCGTCTTTGGTCCCAGTTGCTACTGGTGTTAATGATGCTAAATCAACAGCTTCTGGAGGATCTGAATTTGAACATTCTGGAAGGCTGAGTTTGATTTCAGCAAGTCTCATGTCTCCGCTCACAAACAAGGGGAAGTCGCCAATCTATAAAAGGCAAGAGGATGACATTGATCTCATGCTGGAATCTGAAAATGAGGACGAGCCAGTCCAATTAGAGGAGCAGTATGATAATGTATCACGGTGGGAGGGACCAGCAGTGATAGACAATGCTTGGGCTGATTATGGGGTCAAAGGATATACTCTTGGGCTAGCCCAGAAGTTGGATAATGATGATAGGATCATGATACTCAAAGCCAAG ATAAAGATTAGTAAGGAATATCCTGTGAGGCCTCCTCAGTTTGAGCTGGGTCTGTATAATTGTTTTCAAGGAAAGAATAAATCTGAAACAATATGTTCCGAGTTTTTCAATGAACTTTCGGCAATGGAGGCAGAGGTGAGCATCTAG
- the LOC131025559 gene encoding uncharacterized protein LOC131025559, whose protein sequence is MGEWSDNGWEWRLLWNRDLREREELQLSELLSILNNHSLCVGKNDEWRWKPNSNGLYTVKSAYKLIRGDRASSRLRLNKQEFQMIWRALVPHKMKITAWRIVKGRVATFENLLRRHIQLPPSSTNCIFCKSHTEDMNHLFFTCSQTVEIWLAIIQWLGVQTVQQREVCNHFIAFMGLGNKAATPFLSSVWICLIWSLWKVRNECIFDQGSWNKDKMVFEIKQRLWSWTKVYMMEISSSNFHSWLRNPNIFG, encoded by the coding sequence ATGGGGGAATGGTCAGATAACGGTTGGGAATGGAGGTTACTTTGGAACCGAGATCTGAGGGAGCGCGAGGAGCTTCAGCTCTCCGAGCTACTCTCCATTTTAAATAACCATTCTCTTTGTGTAGGAAAGAATGATGAATGGAGATGGAAGCCTAATTCCAACGGCCTCTACACAGTTAAGTCAGCTTACAAACTTATCCGAGGAGATAGAGCTTCAAGCAGACTTCGACTGAACAAACAGGAATTTCAGATGATCTGGAGGGCTCTCGTACCACATAAGATGAAAATTACAGCATGGAGGATAGTCAAAGGGAGAGTGGCGACATTCGAAAACCTTCTTAGAAGACATATCCAACTGCCTCCATCATCCACAAATTGCATCTTCTGTAAGTCTCACACCGAGGACATGAATCATTTATTCTTCACCTGTTCACAGACCGTGGAAATTTGGCTGGCCATTATTCAGTGGCTAGGAGTACAGACGGTCCAACAAAGAGAAGTTTGTAATCACTTTATTGCCTTCATGGGTTTGGGGAATAAGGCGGCCACACCTTTCCTCTCAAGTGTGTGGATTTGCTTGATTTGGAGTTTATGGAAAGTTAGAAATGAGTGCATTTTCGACCAAGGCTCTTGGAATAAAGATAAAATGGTGTTTGAGATTAAAcagagactttggagttggacaAAAGTTTATATGATGGAGATCTCGTCCTCGAATTTCCATTCATGGCTGAGGAACCCAAATATTTTCGGTTGA
- the LOC131025560 gene encoding uncharacterized protein LOC131025560 translates to MEIWPHSFARGLPRTVSDHCPILMETKFVDWGPKPFRFINAWTSHPDFARIVSESWNKEGISGWSSYVYKEKLKRLKTDLKCWNRNCFGLIEENIAKLRTEIEEWDVVDDTLGLEESESIKRNAAAANLLLQFKNRDSLLSQKARDRWLADGDVNSSYFHRMIKGRRAKNSLSGLLLNDRWVDEPSQVKKAVREHFEGQFKQRRGFRLSLPEDFVQKKLSRESRESLEHLFTEEEVKAAIWNCE, encoded by the coding sequence ATGGAGATTTGGCCTCATTCTTTTGCGAGAGGTCTTCCAAGAACGGTGTCGGATCATTGTCCGATATTGATGGAAACTAAATTTGTGGATTGGGGACCAAAGCCGTTCCGGTTTATTAATGCATGGACTAGTCACCCGGATTTTGCTAGAATCGTCTCAGAATCTTGGAACAAAGAAGGAATTTCGGGCTGGAGCAGCTACGTCTATAAAGAAAAACTGAAGAGACTTAAAACTGATCTCAAATGCTGGAACAGAAACTGCTTTGGTTTGATTGAGGAGAACATCGCCAAACTCCGAACCGAAATCGAGGAATGGGACGTGGTGGATGACACTTTGGGGCTAGAAGAATCTGAATCAATCAAAAGAAATGCAGCAGCAGCCAACCTTCTTCTTCAGTTCAAGAACAGAGACAGCTTATTATCCCAAAAAGCGAGAGATAGATGGTTGGCCGATGGAGATGTTAACAGCAGCTATTTCCACCGGATGATTAAAGGAAGAAGAGCAAAAAATAGCCTTTCGGGACTTCTTTTAAATGACCGTTGGGTTGATGAGCCCTCTCAAGTCAAAAAAGCTGTTCGCGAACACTTTGAAGGTCAGTTTAAGCAACGAAGAGGCTTTAGACTTTCTCTCCCGGAAGATTTCGTTCAAAAAAAACTATCGAGGGAGTCGAGAGAAAGTCTAGAACACCTCTTCACAGAGGAAGAGGTCAAGGCGGCGATTTGGAACTGTGAATGA
- the LOC130986297 gene encoding choline/ethanolaminephosphotransferase 1 isoform X2 has protein sequence MFLVTSALLGYIYSPQLDSPPPRWVNFAHGLLLFLYQTFDAVDGKQARRTNSSSPLGELFDHGCDALGCAFEALAFGSTAMCGGSTFWFWVISAVPFYCATWENYFTNTLILPIINGPTEGLLLIYMVHFFTAIVGTEWWAQQFGKSIPFFSWVPFVNELPMYKAALFMMILFAVIPTVSFNVYNVYKIVRARKGSMLLALAMLYPFALLLGGVLFWNYLSPLDLLDNYPHLVILGIGLSFGFLVGRMILAHICDEPKGLKTSMCMSLLYLPFAVANALTARLNDGVPLVDEFWVLLGFFGYSAMLYMHFVTSIIQEITTALGIYCFRITRKEA, from the exons ATGTTTTTGGTTACATCTGCACTGCTTGGATAT ATATATTCACCTCAACTGGATTCACCTCCTCCGAGATGGGTTAATTTTGCCCATGGATTACTGCTCTTCTTATATCAA ACTTTTGACGCTGTTGATGGAAAGCAAGCAAGAAGAACAAATTCTTCTAGTCCATTGGGAGAACTTTTTGACCATG GGTGTGATGCTCTTGGATGTGCG TTTGAGGCCTTGGCCTTTGGAAGCACTGCCATGTGTGGTGGGAGTACTTTTTGGTTCTGGGTTATATCAGCTGTCCCTTTTTACTGTGCTACATGGGAGAA CTATTTCACCAATACGCTTATTCTTCCCATTATAAATGGACCTACTGAAGGCCTTCTGCTGATATATATGGTCCATTTTTTCACTGCTATTGTTG GTACTGAATGGTGGGCTCAACAGTTTGGGAAATCCATCCCATTCTTCAGCTGGGTTCCATTTGTAAATG AACTGCCGATGTATAAAGCTGCATTGTTTATGATGATACTCTTTGCGGTTATACCTACAGTTTCATTCAA TGTGTACAATGTTTATAAGATTGTTCGGGCAAGAAAAGGAAGCATGCTGCTAGCGTTGGCAATG CTTTACCCATTTGCTCTTCTACTGGGTGGAGTTCTTTTCTG GAACTATCTGTCTCCTCTCGATTTACTGGACAACTACCCACACCTCGTCATATTGGGTATTGGTTTGTCATTCGGGTTCCTCGTG GGAAGGATGATTCTTGCCCATATATGTGACGAACCCAAGGGCTTGAAGACAAGCATGTGCATG TCGCTATTATATCTTCCATTTGCCGTTGCAAATGCACTCACTGCCAGGCTAAACGATGG GGTTCCTCTTGTTGATGAGTTCTGGGTTCTTCTTGGTTTCTTTGGGTACTCAG CGATGCTATATATGCATTTTGTAACATCCATCATTCAAGAAATAACAACAGCTCTAGGAATTTACTGCTTCAG GATAACTAGAAAAGAAGCTTAA
- the LOC130986298 gene encoding uncharacterized protein LOC130986298 isoform X2 yields MSVLKINLHAYRHRHRHHQLSLQPPMPHFPFRISGEQTVKPSPIVGLLYSSTKYVKHSNINAAAPFSIGTNKDEKDIEDFEEYLAEDGEVYQKTLRLVECAMFAAVSALAFLLSNSLAIEKYFACFFALPIVLSTMRWGVAAGRKTMVATTVLLFVLSGPVKAITYLLLHGFLGFSMGTLWRSKANWRTSISLCAIVRAIGALANVVIASYLIGENILALITINVHALVTYILSSIGIIAVPSMNLIYSIFGFLAWLEGFT; encoded by the exons ATGAGTGTCCTCAAAATCAACCTCCACGCCtaccgccaccgccaccgccaccaccaGCTCAGCCTCCAGCCGCCGATGCCCCATTTCCCTTTCCGCATATCCGGTGAACAAACTGTTAAACCTTCACCCATTGTCGGACTTCTCTACTCATCTACCAAGTATGTCAAGCATTCGAATATCAATGCGGCAGCTCCGTTTTCGATTGGAACGAATAAAGATGAAAAAGatattgaagattttgaagaatACCTAGCGGAAGACGGCGAGGTCTATCAGAAGACTTTAAGATTGGTGGAGTGCGCAATGTTTGCCGCTGTTTCCGCTTTAGCCTTTCTCTTGAGTAACTCTCTCGCCATTGAG AAATATTTTGCCTGTTTCTTTGCTTTGCCAATTGTACTATCCACTATGAGATGGGGTGTTGCAGCTGGCAGGAAAACCATG GTGGCAACAACTGTACTATTATTTGTCTTATCTGGCCCAGTGAAAGCAATTACGTATTTG TTATTGCATGGTTTCCTTGGTTTCAGCATGGGCACCTTGTGGAG GTCAAAGGCAAATTGGCGTACCTCAATCTCCTTGTGCGCAATT GTTCGAGCTATAGGGGCTCTGGCTAATGTTGTTATCGCCTCATATTTAATCGGAGAGAATATACTGGCATTG ATTACGATAAACGTTCATGCTCTTGTCACGTACATCCTATCGTCCATAGGCATCATTGCAgttccttcgatgaatctcatATACTCCATCTTTGGGTTTCTG GCTTGGCTTGAAGGCTTCACTTAG
- the LOC130986299 gene encoding THO complex subunit 5B isoform X1 — protein MEVTMAEPGEILPERNVDMEALYDMLRQSKGSTEEIVAKILEVKKEAQPKSQLRELITQTLLNFVTLRQANRSILLEEDRVKAESERAKAPVDLTTLQLHNLMYEKNHYVKAIKACKDFKTKYPDIELVPEEEFFRDAPEEIKSPVLSTDSAHNLMLKRLNYELSQRKELCRLREKLELQKKALQETIANRKKFLLSLPSHLKALKKASLPVQNQLGVLHTKKLKQLQLAELLPPPLYVIYSQLLAQKEAFEENIELEITGSIKDAQAFARQLANKDSAVSANSENSKLEDDVPDEEDDGQRRRKRPKKVSSKENLEQSGIYQNHPLKVILHINDDDASDTEKLLITLKFEFLIKLDVVCVGVEGSEEPPENNILCNLFPDDTGLELPQQSAKLSVGSSLSFDERRASRPYKWAQHLAGIDFLPEVSPLLSVSEESNRETTKYPSVSSGLSVYRQQNRVQTVVQRIRARRKAQLALAELLDSLGNLKWPTLTCESVPWASHTPRCKLHGWSFLTSAGNSSGSVPVGDAEQGQDSKNVDAHIKTGVSREDIETIKEDGELPSLVPVATGVNDAKSTASGGSEFEHSGRLSLISASLMSPLTNKGKSPIYKRQEDDIDLMLESENEDEPVQLEEQYDNVSRWEGPAVIDNAWADYGVKGYTLGLAQKLDNDDRIMILKAKIKISKEYPVRPPQFELGLYNCFQGKNKSETICSEFFNELSAMEAEVNIHLMRTIPFDEENFVLGHQVLCLAMLFDFFFNDGNMSSERRYTSVIDVGLCKPVNGELVSRSFRGRDRRKMISWKERTCTSGYPY, from the exons ATGGAAGTGACAATGGCGGAGCCCGGCGAAATACTGCCGGAGCGCAACGTCGACATGGAGGCCCTCTATGATATGCTGCGGCAGAGCAAGGGTTCTACCGAGGAAATCGTCGCCAAAATTCTGGAAGTTAAAAAAGAAGCTCAACCGAAATCCCAGCTCCGAGAACTTATTACGCAGACCCTCCTTAATTTTGTTACTCTACGTCAG GCTAATAGGTCCATCTTGCTTGAAGAAGACCGGGTTAAAGCGGAATCTGAACGTGCTAAGGCACCTGTAGACTTGACAACCTTGCAGCTTCACAACTTGATGTATGAGAAAAATCACTACGTCAAAGCTATAAAGGCCTGCAAAGACTTCAAGACCAAGTACCCTGACATTGAACTTGTTCCTGAAGAAGAATTCTTTAGAGATGCACCAGAAGAGATTAAAAGCCCTGTATTATCAACTGATAGTGCACATAATTTGATGCTCAAAAGGCTCAACTACGAGCTCAGCCAG CGTAAAGAGCTATGCAGGCTCCGTGAGAAATTGGAACTACAAAAGAAAGCTCTCCAAGAAACAATTGCTAACAGGAAAAAGTTCTTGTTAAGTCTCCCATCTCATCTTAAGGCCCTCAAAAAAGCATCATTGCCTGTGCAGAATCAGTTAGGGGTTCTGCACACCAAGAAGCTAAAACAGCTCCAGTTAGCAGAGTTACTTCCACCTCCTCTTTATGTTATATATTCTCAACTACTCGCTCAGAAGGAAGCCTTTGAAGAGAATATTGAACTGGAGATAACAGGAAGTATAAAGGACGCACAGGCGTTTGCTCGTCAGCTGGCTAACAAGGACTCTG CTGTATCAGCAAATTCAGAGAACTCCAAATTAGAGGATGATGTGCCGGATGAGGAAGATGATGGTCAAAGGAGGAGAAAGCGGCCAAAGAAGGTTTCTAGCAAGGAGAATCTTGAACAATCTGGAATATATCAGAATCATCCACTTAAAGTTATCCTTCACATAAATGACGATGATGCTTCAGACACAGAAAAACTCCTCATCACTTTGAAGTTTGAGTTCTTAATAAAATTGGATGTTGTATGCGTAGGGGTGGAGGGTTCTGAAGAACCCCCTGAAAATAATATCCTGTGCAACTTATTTCCAGATGACACTGGCTTGGAGCTCCCCCAGCAG TCGGCTAAGCTCTCTGTTGGTAGTTCTCTTTCATTTGATGAAAGGAGAGCTTCAAGGCCGTACAAATGGGCCCAGCATTTGGCTGGCATTGATTTTTTGCCGGAGGTATCACCGCTGCTTTCAGTCTCTGAAGAATCAAATCGCGAAACAACTAAATATCCTTCTGTTTCATCGGGTCTGTCAGTATATCGTCAGCAAAACAGGGTGCAGACTGTTGTGCAAAGAATCCGTGCCCGGAGAAAGGCTCAGCTGGCTCTTGC GGAATTACTTGACTCACTAGGGAACCTTAAATGGCCAACTTTGACCTGTGAGAGTGTCCCATGGGCCTCACACACACCTCGCTGCAAATTGCATGGCTGGTCATTCCTGACTTCTGCTGGCAATAGTTCTGGATCTGTGCCTGTTGGTGATGCTGAGCAAGGTCAGGATTCTAAAAATGTTGATGCACATATTAAAACAGGTGTCTCCAGAGAGGATATAGAGACTATAAAAGAGGATGGAGAGCTCCCGTCTTTGGTCCCAGTTGCTACTGGTGTTAATGATGCTAAATCAACAGCTTCTGGAGGATCTGAATTTGAACATTCTGGAAGGCTGAGTTTGATTTCAGCAAGTCTCATGTCTCCGCTCACAAACAAGGGGAAGTCGCCAATCTATAAAAGGCAAGAGGATGACATTGATCTCATGCTGGAATCTGAAAATGAGGACGAGCCAGTCCAATTAGAGGAGCAGTATGATAATGTATCACGGTGGGAGGGACCAGCAGTGATAGACAATGCTTGGGCTGATTATGGGGTCAAAGGATATACTCTTGGGCTAGCCCAGAAGTTGGATAATGATGATAGGATCATGATACTCAAAGCCAAG ATAAAGATTAGTAAGGAATATCCTGTGAGGCCTCCTCAGTTTGAGCTGGGTCTGTATAATTGTTTTCAAGGAAAGAATAAATCTGAAACAATATGTTCCGAGTTTTTCAATGAACTTTCGGCAATGGAGGCAGAG GTCAATATTCACCTCATGAGAACCATACCTTTCGATGAAGAAAATTTCGTCCTAGGTCATCAAGTTCTTTGCCTCGCAATGCTATTCGATTTCTTCTTTAATGATGGGAACATGTCTTCTGAGAGGAGGTATACTTCAGTTATCGATGTTGGTTTGTGCAAGCCTGTAAATGGCGAGCTTGTCAGTCGATCCTTTAGAGGTAGGGATCGTAGGAAAATGATTTCTTGGAAGGAGAGAACTTGCACTTCTGGCTACCCTTACTAA
- the LOC130986297 gene encoding choline/ethanolaminephosphotransferase 1 isoform X1, with protein MGYIGAHGVAALRKHKYSGVDHSIVSKYVLQPFWTRCVNLFPLWMPPNMITLTGSMFLVTSALLGYIYSPQLDSPPPRWVNFAHGLLLFLYQTFDAVDGKQARRTNSSSPLGELFDHGCDALGCAFEALAFGSTAMCGGSTFWFWVISAVPFYCATWENYFTNTLILPIINGPTEGLLLIYMVHFFTAIVGTEWWAQQFGKSIPFFSWVPFVNELPMYKAALFMMILFAVIPTVSFNVYNVYKIVRARKGSMLLALAMLYPFALLLGGVLFWNYLSPLDLLDNYPHLVILGIGLSFGFLVGRMILAHICDEPKGLKTSMCMSLLYLPFAVANALTARLNDGVPLVDEFWVLLGFFGYSAMLYMHFVTSIIQEITTALGIYCFRITRKEA; from the exons ATGGGATACATCGGGGCTCATGGAGTTGCGGCTTTGCGCAAGCACAAGTATAGCGGAGTTGATCACTCCATAGTGTCGAAATACGTGCTTCAGCCTTTTTGGACCCGCTGCGTCAACTTATTCCCTCTCTGGATGCC ACCTAACATG ATTACACTTACAGGATCAATGTTTTTGGTTACATCTGCACTGCTTGGATAT ATATATTCACCTCAACTGGATTCACCTCCTCCGAGATGGGTTAATTTTGCCCATGGATTACTGCTCTTCTTATATCAA ACTTTTGACGCTGTTGATGGAAAGCAAGCAAGAAGAACAAATTCTTCTAGTCCATTGGGAGAACTTTTTGACCATG GGTGTGATGCTCTTGGATGTGCG TTTGAGGCCTTGGCCTTTGGAAGCACTGCCATGTGTGGTGGGAGTACTTTTTGGTTCTGGGTTATATCAGCTGTCCCTTTTTACTGTGCTACATGGGAGAA CTATTTCACCAATACGCTTATTCTTCCCATTATAAATGGACCTACTGAAGGCCTTCTGCTGATATATATGGTCCATTTTTTCACTGCTATTGTTG GTACTGAATGGTGGGCTCAACAGTTTGGGAAATCCATCCCATTCTTCAGCTGGGTTCCATTTGTAAATG AACTGCCGATGTATAAAGCTGCATTGTTTATGATGATACTCTTTGCGGTTATACCTACAGTTTCATTCAA TGTGTACAATGTTTATAAGATTGTTCGGGCAAGAAAAGGAAGCATGCTGCTAGCGTTGGCAATG CTTTACCCATTTGCTCTTCTACTGGGTGGAGTTCTTTTCTG GAACTATCTGTCTCCTCTCGATTTACTGGACAACTACCCACACCTCGTCATATTGGGTATTGGTTTGTCATTCGGGTTCCTCGTG GGAAGGATGATTCTTGCCCATATATGTGACGAACCCAAGGGCTTGAAGACAAGCATGTGCATG TCGCTATTATATCTTCCATTTGCCGTTGCAAATGCACTCACTGCCAGGCTAAACGATGG GGTTCCTCTTGTTGATGAGTTCTGGGTTCTTCTTGGTTTCTTTGGGTACTCAG CGATGCTATATATGCATTTTGTAACATCCATCATTCAAGAAATAACAACAGCTCTAGGAATTTACTGCTTCAG GATAACTAGAAAAGAAGCTTAA
- the LOC130986298 gene encoding uncharacterized protein LOC130986298 isoform X1 codes for MSVLKINLHAYRHRHRHHQLSLQPPMPHFPFRISGEQTVKPSPIVGLLYSSTKYVKHSNINAAAPFSIGTNKDEKDIEDFEEYLAEDGEVYQKTLRLVECAMFAAVSALAFLLSNSLAIEKYFACFFALPIVLSTMRWGVAAGRKTMVATTVLLFVLSGPVKAITYLLLHGFLGFSMGTLWRSKANWRTSISLCAIVRAIGALANVVIASYLIGENILALITINVHALVTYILSSIGIIAVPSMNLIYSIFGFLLLLNCGFFVFLLHLLYAIFFTRLGLKASLRLPKWLEAAI; via the exons ATGAGTGTCCTCAAAATCAACCTCCACGCCtaccgccaccgccaccgccaccaccaGCTCAGCCTCCAGCCGCCGATGCCCCATTTCCCTTTCCGCATATCCGGTGAACAAACTGTTAAACCTTCACCCATTGTCGGACTTCTCTACTCATCTACCAAGTATGTCAAGCATTCGAATATCAATGCGGCAGCTCCGTTTTCGATTGGAACGAATAAAGATGAAAAAGatattgaagattttgaagaatACCTAGCGGAAGACGGCGAGGTCTATCAGAAGACTTTAAGATTGGTGGAGTGCGCAATGTTTGCCGCTGTTTCCGCTTTAGCCTTTCTCTTGAGTAACTCTCTCGCCATTGAG AAATATTTTGCCTGTTTCTTTGCTTTGCCAATTGTACTATCCACTATGAGATGGGGTGTTGCAGCTGGCAGGAAAACCATG GTGGCAACAACTGTACTATTATTTGTCTTATCTGGCCCAGTGAAAGCAATTACGTATTTG TTATTGCATGGTTTCCTTGGTTTCAGCATGGGCACCTTGTGGAG GTCAAAGGCAAATTGGCGTACCTCAATCTCCTTGTGCGCAATT GTTCGAGCTATAGGGGCTCTGGCTAATGTTGTTATCGCCTCATATTTAATCGGAGAGAATATACTGGCATTG ATTACGATAAACGTTCATGCTCTTGTCACGTACATCCTATCGTCCATAGGCATCATTGCAgttccttcgatgaatctcatATACTCCATCTTTGGGTTTCTG CTCTTACTGAATTGCGGTTTCTTCGTGTTCTTGCTGCATCTTTTGTATGCCATATTCTTTACAAGGCTTGGCTTGAAGGCTTCACTTAGACTGCCAAAATGGCTGGAGGCTGCAATATAA